A stretch of Fusarium poae strain DAOMC 252244 chromosome 2, whole genome shotgun sequence DNA encodes these proteins:
- a CDS encoding hypothetical protein (SECRETED:SignalP(1-19)), whose amino-acid sequence MKSGFLAFVLAAVAPLAVAAPFPPHGPPGGFFPPPPMNGTLPGVGPGGPGGPGGPGAGAPGAPGGPGGWLPVPPPMPPSPPVGGQPGSGLPTPPVVPTPPPVVPTPVPGAPVFTPPAAPIAPPPVAPEEPVVVPTPTPFARN is encoded by the exons ATGAAGTCCGGATTCCTTGCCTTTGTCCTCGCCGCTGTGGCTCCCCTTGCCGTGGCTGCTCCTTTCCCTCCCC ACGGCCCTCCTGGAGGTTTCTTCCCTCCCCCTCCTATGAACGGCACTCTTCCCGGAGTCGGACCTGGCGGACCCGGAGGTCCCGGTGGTCCCGGAGCTGGAGCCCCTGGTGCCCCCGGAGGTCCTGGCGGTTGGTTGCCAGTTCCTCCTCCCATGCCTCCCAGCCCCCCTGTTGGCGGCCAGCCTGGCAGTGGAT TGCCTACTCCTCCCGTTGTTCCCACTCCTCCTCCTGTGGTTCCTACTCCCGTCCCTGGAGCCCCCGTCTTCACTCCTCCTGCTGCTCCTATTGCTCCTCCTCCCGTTGCCCCTGAGGAGCCCGTCGTGGTCCCTACTCCCACTCCCTTTGCTCGCAACTAG